The proteins below are encoded in one region of Brassica napus cultivar Da-Ae chromosome A6, Da-Ae, whole genome shotgun sequence:
- the BNAA06G06540D gene encoding uncharacterized protein BNAA06G06540D translates to MATDTTASSYWLNWRVLCCALILLAPLLLAAILIWRYEGKRREGREHPGTLFQEEAWSTCYKRVHPRWLLAFRVFSFAAMLTLLISNVVRDGAGIFYFYTQWTFTLVTLYFGYASLLSIYGCCIHNKEAGGHTESYTSIHDPEQGTYRPPITGDEAGTTPKSPIEHSEAPVREAAGFWVYVFQIQFQTCAGAVVLTDIVFWGIIYPFTNGYKLSFLDVCMHSLNAVFLLGDTCLNSLRFPLFRISYFVLWSCIYVAYQWIIHAFKNLWWPYQFLSLSSPYAPLWYLGVTVMHIPCFAVFALVIKMKSSLLRRHNS, encoded by the exons ATGGCTACTGATACAACAGCCTCAAGTTACTGGTTGAATTGGAGGGTCCTTTGCTGCGCATTAATCCTCTTAGCTCCACTACTGTTAGCAGCAATTCTCATTTGGAGATACGAAGGCAAAAGAAGAGAAGGACGAGAACACCCTGGGACATTGTTTCAAGAAGAAGCTTGGAGCACATGTTATAAAAGAGTGCATCCTCGTTGGTTGCTTGCCTTTAGAGTATTCTCATTTGCTGCAATGCTGACTCTTCTCATTTCAAATGTTGTTCGCGATGGAGCTGGCATATTTTACTTCTATACTCA GTGGACGTTTACTCTTGTCACACTCTACTTTGGG TATGCTTCGTTGTTATCTATTTATGGATGCTGCATCCACAATAAAGAAGCTGGTGGCCACACAGAGAGTTACACAAGCATACATGATCCAGAACAAGGCACTTATAGACCACCAATCACCGGTGATGAGGCTGGAACTACACCAAAATCTCCCATTGAACATTCAGAAGCACCCGTCCGAGAAGCAGCAGGGTTTTGGGTTTATGTCTTTCAGATCCAGTTCCAA ACTTGTGCTGGTGCTGTTGTGCTAACAGATATCGTGTTTTGGGGGATTATCTACCCCTTTACTAATGGTTACAAACTGAGTTTT CTAGATGTTTGTATGCATTCTCTCAACGCTGTGTTTCTCCTCGGTGACACGTGTCTCAATTCATTA CGGTTCCCTCTGTTCCGGATCTCTTACTTTGTACTTTGGAGCTGCATTTACGTGGCTTACCAGTGGATAATCCATGCCTTCAAGAACTTATG GTGGCCATATCAATTTCTTAGTCTTTCTTCACCGTACGCACCCTTATG GTACTTGGGAGTGACAGTGATGCATATACCGTGCTTTGCAGTCTTCGCTTTGGTCATAAAGATGAAGAGTTCCTTGCTACGGCGTCACAACTCATGA
- the LOC106368240 gene encoding ABC transporter B family member 10, producing the protein MQPSDVSATVAEKKEKEKKRPSVSVFKLFSFADFYDCVLMTLGSIGACIHGASVPVFFIFFGKLINIIGLAYLFPQEASHKVAKYSLDFVYLSVAILFSSWLEVACWMHTGERQAAKIRKAYLRSMLSQDISLFDTESSTGEVISAITSDILVVQDALSEKVGNFLHCMSRFIAGFAIGFASVWQISLVTLSIVPLIAVAGGIYAYVSTGLLASVRKSYVKAGEIAEEVIGNVRTVQAFTGEEKAVRSYGEALENTYTYGRKAGLAKGLGLGSMHCVLFLSWALLVWFTSIIVHKGIANGGESFTTMLNVVIAGLSLGQAAPDISTFVRARAAAYPIFQMIERNKEVKTGRKLGKVDGEIQFRDVTFTYPSRPDVLIFDKLNLVIPAGKVVALVGGSGSGKSTVISLIERFYEPTDGAVFLDGNDVRYLDLKWLRGHIGLVNQEPAFFATTIRENIMYGKDDATDEEITRAVTLSEAVSFINKLPDGFETQLSGGQKQTITISRAILKNPSILLLDEATSALDAESEKTVQKALDKVMVGRTTVVVAHRLSTVRNADIIAVVHGGNIIESGSHDELISNPDGAYSSLLRIQEAANPNVNHTPSLPVSTEPLPERPITKTDLCSMDQSGNQPDTTRQGKVTLGRLYSMIRPDWKYGLFGLFGSLVAGSQMPLFALGISQALVSYYMDWETTQKEVKRISILFCCASVITVISHAIEHTTFGIMGERLTLRVRQMMFSAILRNEIGWFDKVDNTSSMLASQLESDSTLLRTIVVDRSTILLENFGLVVTSFIISFILNWRLTLVVLARYPLIISGHISEKIFMQGYGVNLNKAYLKANMLAGEAISNIRTVAAFCAEVKVLELYSNELREPSERSFRRGQMAGILYGVSQFFIFSSYGLALWYGSVLMGQGLSSFESVMKTFMVLIVTALVMGEVLALAPDILKGNKMVASVFELLDRRSQVVGDKGEELSNVEGTIELKGVHFSYPSRPDVTIFGDFDLTVPYGKSMALVGQSGSGKSSVLSLILRFYDPTAGIIMIDGQDIRKLKLKSLRRHVGLVQQEQALFATTIYENILYGKEGALESEVMEAAKLANAHDFICSLPGGYSTQVGERGIQMSGGQRQRIAIARAVLKNPAILLLDEATSALDVESERVVQQALDRLMRNRTTVVVAHRLSTIKNSDMISVIQEGKIIEQGSHNSLIENENGPYSRLINLQQQQLS; encoded by the exons ATGCAGCCGTCCGACGTTTCGGCAACTGTGGccgagaagaaagagaaggagaagaagcggCCAAGTGTATCAGTGTTCAAGCTTTTTTCCTTTGCTGATTTCTACGATTGCGTTCTGATGACTCTTGGATCCATTGGTGCGTGCATTCACGGTGCCTCCGTTCcagttttcttcattttcttcggCAAACTTATCAACATCATCGGTCTTGCTTACCTCTTCCCCCAagaagcttctcacaaagtagCCAAg TACTCGCTGGATTTTGTATATCTGAGTGTGGCAATACTCTTCTCATCATGGTTAG AGGTTGCATGTTGGATGCATACGGGAGAAAGACAAGctgcaaaaataagaaaagcaTATCTTCGGTCTATGTTAAGTCAAGACATAAGCTTATTCGACACCGAATCTTCCACCGGAGAAGTCATCTCCGCCATCACTTCCGACATACTTGTCGTCCAAGACGCTCTATCCGAAAAG GTAGGAAACTTTCTGCACTGCATGAGCCGGTTTATAGCTGGTTTTGCAATCGGATTCGCGAGCGTATGGCAAATAAGTCTCGTCACTCTCTCCATAGTCCCACTCATTGCGGTCGCCGGTGGCATCTACGCTTATGTGAGCACCGGACTCCTCGCCAGTGTCCGAAAATCATACGTCAAAGCCGGCGAGATTGCGGAAGAG GTGATCGGGAATGTGAGGACCGTACAAGCATTCACGGGAGAAGAAAAGGCGGTGAGATCATACGGAGAAGCACTGGAGAATACGTACACGTACGGGAGAAAAGCCGGTTTAGCTAAAGGACTAGGACTCGGTTCGATGCACTGTGTTCTGTTTTTGTCTTGGGCTTTGCTTGTTTGGTTCACAAGCATCATTGTTCACAAGGGGATTGCTAATGGCGGCGAGTCTTTCACCACCATGCTCAACGTTGTCATCGCTGGCTT GTCTCTTGGCCAGGCAGCACCAGACATCTCCACATTTGTACGAGCGAGAGCTGCTGCGTATCCTATCTTTCAGATGATTGAAAGGAACAAGGAGGTGAAAACAGGTCGTAAACTCGGGAAAGTAGACGGAGAGATTCAATTCAGGGACGTGACTTTCACATACCCGTCACGTCCCGACGTGCTGATCTTTGACAAGCTAAACCTAGTGATCCCTGCTGGGAAAGTCGTGGCGCTTGTTGGAGGAAGCGGGTCAGGTAAAAGCACGGTGATATCTCTGATCGAGAGGTTCTACGAGCCTACCGATGGGGCGGTGTTTCTTGACGGGAACGATGTTAGATACCTTGATCTTAAGTGGCTTAGAGGACACATTGGTCTGGTTAATCAAGAGCCTGCTTTTTTTGCAACTACCATTCGTGAGAACATTATGTATGGTAAAGATGACGCGACTGATGAGGAAATCACCCGTGCAGTGACGCTCTCGGAAGCAGTTTCATTCATCAATAAGCTACCAGATGGTTTTGAAACACAG CTATCAGGTGGGCAGAAGCAGACGATCACGATCTCGAGAGCCATCTTGAAGAAcccatcaatactcttactggACGAAGCAACAAGCGCGCTAGACGCAGAGTCAGAGAAAACCGTGCAAAAAGCTTTGGACAAAGTGATGGTCGGGAGAACAACGGTTGTGGTGGCTCATAGACTCTCCACCGTGAGAAACGCTGACATCATAGCCGTTGTTCACGGAGGAAACATCATTGAATCCGGAAGCCACGATGAACTCATCTCTAACCCGGACGGAgcttactcttctctcttacGTATCCAAGAAGCTGCAAACCCTAACGTAAACCACACTCCAAGCTTACCAGTCAG TACAGAACCCTTGCCGGAACGACCAATAACAAAGACGGACTTGTGTTCCATGGATCAATCAGGAAACCAACCAGACACAACTAGACAAGGCAAAGTAACATTGGGACGTCTCTACTCTATGATACGTCCTGACTGGAAGTATGGACTCTTTGGGTTGTTTGGTTCTTTAGTGGCCGGTTCTCAAATGCCGCTTTTCGCACTTGGGATCTCGCAGGCGTTAGTTTCTTATTACATGGACTGGGAGACGACTCAAAAAGAGGTCAAGAGGATCTCTATCCTCTTCTGTTGTGCCTCGGTCATTACCGTCATCTCACACGCCATCGAGCATACCACCTTTGGTATCATGGGTGAGCGTTTGACTCTCCGCGTCCGCCAAATGATGTTTTCAG CGATCCTGAGGAATGAAATTGGATGGTTTGATAAAGTGGATAACACTAGCTCAATGTTAGCGTCGCAGCTTGAAAGCGACAGCACTTTGCTTAGAACGATCGTGGTCGATAGGTCGACGATTCTGTTGGAGAATTTTGGACTAGTTGTGACATCTTTCATCATTTCTTTTATACTCAACTGGCGTCTCACTCTTGTTGTCTTGGCAAGATATCCATTGATCATCAGCGGACATATTAGTGAG AAAATTTTCATGCAAGGCTATGGAGTAAACTTGAATAAAGCGTATTTAAAGGCTAACATGTTGGCCGGAGAGGCTATTAGCAACATTCGAACCGTAGCTGCCTTTTGTGCCGAGGTTAAGGTTCTAGAACTTTATTCCAACGAGCTTCGAGAACCTTCCGAACGTTCTTTTAGGCGTGGACAGATGGCTGGCATTTTGTACGGCGTCTCTcagttcttcatcttctcctccTACGGCCTCGCCCTCTG GTACGGATCGGTTTTGATGGGGCAAGGATTATCAAGTTTCGAGTCTGTGATGAAAACATTCATGGTTTTGATAGTTACTGCGTTAGTGATGGGTGAAGTGTTGGCTCTAGCCCCTGATATACTTAAGGGAAACAAGATGGTTGCTTCGGTTTTCGAGCTATTGGACCGAAGAAGTCAGGTCGTTGGAGATAAAGGCGAGGAGCTGAGTAATGTGGAAGGTACTATTGAGCTCAAAGGTGTCCATTTCAGCTACCCTTCACGGCCTGATGTGACTATCTTCGGCGATTTCGACCTGACAGTTCCTTATGGGAAAAGCATGGCGCTCGTGGGACAAAGTGGGTCTGGGAAGAGTTCGGTCCTTTCGCTCATTCTTCGGTTCTATGATCCTACAGCCGGAATAATCATGATTGACG GACAAGACATCAGGAAACTGAAACTGAAATCGCTCCGAAGACACGTCGGTCTGGTTCAACAAGAACAGGCTCTTTTTGCGACAACTATCTACGAGAACATCTTGTATGGAAAAGAAGGAGCACTGGAGTCTGAAGTCATGGAAGCAGCTAAGCTTGCAAACGCTCACGACTTCATCTGCTCTCTCCCGGGAGGCTACTCAACTCAAGTTGGGGAACGTGGCATTCAAATGTCAGGCGGCCAGAGACAAAGGATAGCCATCGCTAGAGCCGTCCTCAAGAATCCAGCTATTCTGTTACTTGACGAAGCCACAAGCGCCTTGGACGTTGAATCAGAGCGTGTG GTACAACAAGCATTGGATAGGCTAATGAGGAACAGGACCACGGTGGTAGTGGCTCACAGGCTATCGACGATCAAGAACTCAGATATGATAAGTGTGATACAAGAAGGTAAGATCATAGAGCAAGGCAGCCACAATAGCCTCATTGAGAATGAGAATGGTCCTTACTCTAGACTTATCAATCTCCAGCAGCAGCAACTATCCTGA